The Saimiri boliviensis isolate mSaiBol1 chromosome 19, mSaiBol1.pri, whole genome shotgun sequence genome contains the following window.
AGTTCATGCAGTCTcctaagagtgagaactcattaaTTACCGTGAGAACagcaccaaaccattcatgagggacccaTTCCCATAGCCCAGTCACCTCTAACTAGGCCCCAACTTCCAACAACACCATATTGGGAATAAAatttcaagatgaggtttggtgGAGGCAAACCAACTATATCCAAACCATTATACCACCTCATCAGAAATGAGGTGGAAATGTTCTTATAAAGCCCCTGCTGCTCCATTTAAGTACTTCAGCAAATCTTCCCGGGTTCTATCTGCTCCTCCCTGCTTTCAACCTATTGCCCCATTAGAGAGTTTCCAGAAGTAGGATAGCTATTTCTTCGTATCTGGTGACTGCCTCCATCCACTCTGGGCAAACagcctcaggagtttgaaatgaTCACATTGGTTACCATCCTGAAGCTGTTCTGGATGCTTTCTTTCTGATTTCACTGACTTCATGCCCTGCTTATTATCAGTGAGAAAAACCTGTCTTACTTCCCATATGTACCCCAAACTCCCTCTGGGATCCTTGCTTCTCTGGGAATGCAACTCAAATCTGTTTAtgatgggccaggcactgtgttgcATGCTTTTCATAATCATGAAAATAACTACTAGTAATAACATCTGACAATTATTTTGCAGTGTGATAGGATGCCACTTGCTCTACTAAGAGTTAAGTCCATTTCAGAGAGTATTCTGTATGTACTCTCTGTGTATATTTCAGAGAGAGTAAGTGGAACCAAGTTGTGGAGGGCAATATcatatttagagatttttttttttaaacggagttttgcttttgttgcccagactggagtgctatctcggctcactgcaacctctgcctagcagattcgagtgattctcctgcctcagactcctgagtagctgggattacaggcgtgcgccaccatgcctggctaatttttttctgtttttagtagagacagggtttcatcttgttggtcaggctggtctcaaactcctgacctcatatgatctgcctgcctcaaccttccaaagttctgggattacaggcatgagccactgcacctggacatatttacaggtttaaatTTTATCCTGTAAGAAGTGTTAatccatggaatttttttttttttttttgagacagagtcttgctctgcagccaggctggagcacagtggcacaatctcagctcactgcaatctccgcctcccagattcaagctgtGAAAGAATTTTAGGCAGCATATTCATATGAGCAATATTCAGAGTATAATATTTTTGATGACATCAGGATAATATTACAAAAATCAAGCATTGTGCAGTCCCCCTGGGGTTTTTGAGACGTAAAGTCATGTTTGCCTTCACACAAAATGATCCCAGTCTCATACTTTTTTGGTTTCATTCTGActtcttctagttttattcttcctgTCTCATTACTCGCTATCAGCTTCTCAACTATTGCTTACTTATCTCATTATTAACTCTCCCAGACACAACCTCAGACCTCTTTTTGATCAGTTTgtaactggaaaaataaaaggattgtGATTGCAATACCACACATATTTTGAATCATTATTAAAATGATTGTCAGTAGCTTTTAAGTGTTGCCACTGCCCCGCTCACTGAATGCTCTGGTTTTGTGACATATCCTTCTAGTTACTTAACGGTTTTTCTCCCCATACTTGGCAACTTGATTTTTCAGGGTAATGAAACACCGGTTACCAAATAAGTAGATATAAGATAAAGACATGGGACTATGATGAGCACTAAACAAATGCAGATAGCGTAATACAATATATAGTTTTAATCAGGCAGACATATAGATAGGAAATTCAAAGAAGAAAGAGCTGCAGGTGTAAGATCTAGTATCCAGTTGCTTTGAGCAGGTCTCATAGATGATCATTACATTTTCAAGTGCTCTTGTTGAGTCAACACCTCAGACCCACACCAGCGGTTTGATGATAACATATCCTTTGATTTCATAGTTCAGAGCCCGCCAGTCCAGGATATTAGCAGGGAGTGGGGTACCATGATAGGCAGACAGGATTTCTTTTGGGGGCAGCACAGAGTCCCACATGTACAAATCTCCAATCTCTCCCACAAAGGACTGGCTCTTATCAAAATTGCCCCCATAGGAATCCTGCTCCTGTCCCAGGACAATCTTGGGGTTAGCTTCCACAGAGTAACCCCGTCGCAGACCCTTTTTCACCAAAGGTATCCCATTGATCCACAATTCAGCAATACCTGATGAGGACTCCCAGCTTGCACAGATGTGCACTGGGGCTGGGAACTTTTCGGTAGATTTGAATACAACTTCGTGTCTTCCAATGTTTAGACTATACAGACTATTCTCTccagttttttctttataaagtagtAGTTCATTATCCTTACCCTGGGCATTATAGGAGAATAGGGTGTGGGAACGGGAGAGATCACTATAGGCTCTAAAACACAAGGTAAAGTTCTGTAGCGGCGTCTCCAGCGATGGGATCAAGTTCACGTGATCAGTAGCAGATTCTCTGGGAAATACAAACGCCATCCTACTGAGATCTGtgggataaagaaagaaaggtaatGACCTTCAGCATAAATGCAGGGAAACGCCATCTCGGCTTCAACTGATATTCTCAGTTTATGATTCTTGACCACCCCTTGACCTCCTTACCTGTTTGAGCAAAGGCTTCCAGGAGGCTGGTGAGGACAACAACCCAAAGCAGCAGCTTGTTCATGTTCCTGATCTAGGGTTGTTATAGCAGGAGCAGTGACCAGGATGAGGGTAGCAGACAACACAGTGGCTGTCCACCTAGTGTCTGAGATTCTTACCCTTAGACCTCAGGCTATTCAGGGTTTATATGCACCTTGGATGAGGACAGGGGAGGAAGAGCACCAGTAATGTGTGAGTAATTTTCCAGGCCTTCCTCCCTGGCGCTTATGCTGAGGGAGTGGTGAAGGCTGAGCTGGAAAATCAATGGGAgttatttattagagacaagtGACGGTTAGAGCTTCAAATCCTGTTACCCGGATTTTATTGCTGGGAAGAGAGTCACTGCAGAGCAGCAGGGTTAtggatgagatgagatgagatgggCTGGCCATGTGAGCAGAGCCTCTCTCTGCTCTCTGGGCCCCTCTTTCTGATGACTCTGTGCTCTGACAGAAGCTCCTGAGCCATGTGAAGTATCTCCCTAAGCTCAGCCCTTTTATGGGCTATGGGAACAAGGCCTTTCTTTTATACTTCTCAAGTTGTCTTCTATTTATAGGATATTCTAGGATTCTGCTTTCTGCTGAAGACCCTAAAAAGTGCCCTCACCTTTGATTAATTCAACATCAAGTAATACATCCGGGCATTGCTAAGGGGAAAGAGGGACTTGGAGTATAAACTTTCTGTGCCCATGAAGCTTAGTATTTTTCTGCTACTTCTACTCAGCGCATTTTTTCTTTCGCATTATCTTGGCACTTCCTTATCCTAGATCTTTCCATTTCTCATTATGACTTATTTTTCCGGTTACATTATACTGCCTGCAGAGATGTCAGTATCTCCCCAAGTTTATCTCTCTTCTTCTTTGAGTCCTTGGTCATTGAGTGTATATCTAATCCATCTTTGGTAATGACCCCATTAGTATATTACTCACACTTATTCAGTTCTCAGGTACTACACTAGGTTCTGGGGATTCAGTGGTCACTGACTCTTGCACAACCGCAGAGATATCTCCATCTTCATTCTCTCTGCTTCACTCTTCACTCTCTCTATGCTTTATTAACCACCACTCAAACCTTCTCTGGCTCTGAGATATCAAGATGATATTCCTCTTTATAGccacattatttctttctctctcatcccTAAATTGTATGGCATTTTGTTTCTCATCCTATTGTTTAGCCTcttgttcattttctcttctcttagctCACTCCAGACCTAATCAGCCTTTTCAATGGCACAGTCACTGCCACCAAGGATACACTTTCTCTATCATTGTTCAAAGTATCCTTCCTATTCTTATCCCTGGGAAGTTTCCATCCTctactttttttgaaaaatctaaatGGAATCCCAGGTTGTGAAACCTTATCTGGCTTGTTGCACAATAAGTGTAAGTGATAAAGTTGGGATTATACATCTATTGATTCCTGAATTAAATACAGATCATTTGCTTGG
Protein-coding sequences here:
- the LOC101053471 gene encoding serum amyloid P-component; this encodes MNKLLLWVVVLTSLLEAFAQTDLSRMAFVFPRESATDHVNLIPSLETPLQNFTLCFRAYSDLSRSHTLFSYNAQGKDNELLLYKEKTGENSLYSLNIGRHEVVFKSTEKFPAPVHICASWESSSGIAELWINGIPLVKKGLRRGYSVEANPKIVLGQEQDSYGGNFDKSQSFVGEIGDLYMWDSVLPPKEILSAYHGTPLPANILDWRALNYEIKGYVIIKPLVWV